In Lapillicoccus jejuensis, the DNA window ACGCTGCGTCGAGCACGCCCGAGCCCGTACGACGTCGCGCGCTACAGCAGGACGAGGTCGTCGCGGTGGACGACCTCCCGCTCGTACTGCTGACCGAGGTCGCGGGCGAGGGCCTTGGTGGAGCGGCCGAGCATCGGCGGCAGCTCGTCGGAGGCGTAGTTGACCAGGCCGCGGGCGACGGCGCGGCCGTCGGCGTCGACGAGGTCGACCGGGTCGCCCTCGCCGAACGAGCCCTCGACGGCCGTGATGCCCGCCGGCAGCAGCGACTTGCGGCGGCCCACGACCGCACCGACGGCGCCGTCGTCGAGGACCAGCCGGCCGCGCGGGGTCGTCGCGTGCGCCAGCCACAGCAGCCGCGACGGCCGGGGCGAGCCGGTCGGGAGGAACACCGTGCCGACCTCGTCGCCGGCCAGGGCCTCCCCCGCCTTCTCGGCGGACGTCAGCACCGTCGTGATGCCGGCCGCCGTCGCGATGCCGGCGGCCTCGATCTTCGTCGTCATGCCGCCGGTGCCGACCTTCGAGCCCGACCCCTTGACGACGACGCCGTCGAGGTCGGCCGGTCCGGCGACGACCTCCAGCCGCCGCGCGCCCGGCCGCGAGGGCGGGCCGTCGTACAGCGCGTCGACGTCGGAGAGGAGCACGAGCGCGTCGGCGTGCACGAGGTGGGCGACGAGCGCGGCCAGTCGGTCGTTGTCGCCGAAGCGGATCTCGTGGGTCGCGACGGTGTCGTTCTCGTTGACGACCGGCACGGTCCCGAGGTCGAGCAGCCGGTCGAGGGTGCGCCGGGCGTTGGCGTAGTGCGCGCGCCGCGTGACGTCGTCCGCGGTGAGCAGCACCTGCCCCACGGTCAGCCCGTGCCCGCCGAACGCGGACTGGTACGCCGCCACGAGCGCCCCCTGCCCGACGCTGGCCGCCGCCTGCTGCGTGGCGAGGTCACGCGGGCGCGTCGCCAGCCCCAGCGGACCCAGCCCGGCGGCGATGGCCCCCGACGAGACGAGCACGACCGAGGTCCCGGCCAGCCGCCGCGCCGCGACGGCGTCGACGAGCGCCACCAGCCGGGCGGCGTCGATCCGGCCGTCCGGGCCGGTCAGCGACGACGAGCCGACCTTGACGACGACCCGCCGGGCCGCGACGACCGCGTCGCGCACCGCTCAGTCCTCGTCGTCGCCGCGCGCCGTGGCCCAGTGACCGGCGCGGCGCTCGGCCTCGAGCTCGGCCTGGGTGGCCTGCCGGGCGACGTAGCGGTCGCGGGCGGCCTCGCGCTTCTCCCGGGCCGTACGACGCTCGTTGGGGTC includes these proteins:
- the proB gene encoding glutamate 5-kinase encodes the protein MRDAVVAARRVVVKVGSSSLTGPDGRIDAARLVALVDAVAARRLAGTSVVLVSSGAIAAGLGPLGLATRPRDLATQQAAASVGQGALVAAYQSAFGGHGLTVGQVLLTADDVTRRAHYANARRTLDRLLDLGTVPVVNENDTVATHEIRFGDNDRLAALVAHLVHADALVLLSDVDALYDGPPSRPGARRLEVVAGPADLDGVVVKGSGSKVGTGGMTTKIEAAGIATAAGITTVLTSAEKAGEALAGDEVGTVFLPTGSPRPSRLLWLAHATTPRGRLVLDDGAVGAVVGRRKSLLPAGITAVEGSFGEGDPVDLVDADGRAVARGLVNYASDELPPMLGRSTKALARDLGQQYEREVVHRDDLVLL